A single window of Scomber scombrus chromosome 12, fScoSco1.1, whole genome shotgun sequence DNA harbors:
- the LOC133991808 gene encoding BLOC-2 complex member HPS6 — translation MARLMLEQLSDFGDYTGSKELIETLKLIHNEHKNSLSNVRLSPDGRHIHVIPCKPKVGLVTFDKYERPQLAQNQKKLDLCLKRTASIVDILYLDNNNNSSSIRDAAAVAVVYENGKAEFWRFQECKGGWHLLQTSDLCNSPRARVVSVCACSNLIIWCEERPPSESSPALTSTRNKLRYCVCRRDFEVEDGAVSLGGVKIALHNNPKFTVVSSGEYVHLLPDIKVKPLLSISKFFLSWHPRHDTFRVSTTCKNTPLKKLSAKESDFRRLVTDCLGYLSALEPPEIYDFSPSPCGGLLLLLSTGWVCLLQKDGILRQVYKLADNCLVKYGTHTSLGVYQDTLALVIGQNLHLIDLNCGRELEKIILKREGLLYVNKADIWIPHLLSETGIFVVMHPETDTRDCNSKMKPSPFSTVENIHPEALLVEAVFEEACKYYQQRSLSSTQLTVDALKKGGRFQAPISLASILRSYLSTGLKQRSVELSQNGGGGCIAGQDKLMGSLEAELKALVSLEEVKGSLVRGNVKEVEAVCDSLVEKEVARLLASLELDKESLLYLNSIFNIFPCQAWRAAQAALQLHYNGEASLSSRAPPDVWKTVLTPTPTSSSPTSPLLANGGLKHKHNFKGGHLTNCKSNSTSSTSPFALPVFELLCCSVFHFQPTWLPRFLDLAQQQQGSASLGLSLASSSWGFSGGRGGESGENNVPLYKRALSVLSSLSPDREQHQDLEVELLLVSGRPNAILQALRVLICKQQWERVTQVAQKFCKQSPLLNKEIFTTLLCEVAQHRDLDPYLDLLWTLCPEDLTVTTILNLVLKNLPCPNTPSPSSFSMSNATSTSPATFADLQSSQLTIGLLKPLLRKVLQRETKPSQRYADILQSPSYPPPAPPRQPVERQNIVTDPITDSPVDNNLTTTPLTQKPEQPLSTHTAVQRARMALPTNPV, via the coding sequence ATGGCGCGGTTAATGCTGGAGCAGCTGTCAGATTTCGGGGACTATACTGGCAGTAAAGAGCTGATTGAGACCCTCAAACTGATCCATAACGAACATAAAAACAGCCTGTCAAATGTTCGCCTGAGCCCAGATGGACGTCACATCCATGTCATCCCCTGCAAGCCTAAGGTGGGTCTTGTGACTTTTGACAAATATGAAAGACCCCAGCTTGCCCAGAACCAGAAGAAACTGGATTTGTGTTTGAAACGAACCGCGTCCATTGTGGATATTTTATATTtggacaataataataacagcagcagcatcagagaCGCAGCAGCTGTGGCAGTGGTTTATGAGAATGGAAAAGCTGAATTCTGGAGATTCCAGGAGTGCAAAGGTGGCTGGCATCTCCTGCAAACATCAGACTTGTGCAACAGTCCCCGAGCCCGAGTGGTATCTGTCTGTGCCTGCTCTAATCTTATCATCTGGTGTGAGGAGAGGCCGCCTTCTGAAAGCTCCCCTGCCCTCACCTCCACGAGGAATAAGTTAAGATACTGTGTTTGCAGAAGGGACTTTGAGGTGGAGGATGGTGCTGTCAGCTTGGGTGGTGTGAAAATCGCCCTCCACAACAACCCTAAATTTACCGTGGTCAGCTCAGGTGAATATGTGCATCTCCTTCCTGACATCAAAGTGAAGCCTCTGTTGAGCATCTCCAAATTTTTCCTCTCCTGGCACCCTCGCCATGACACCTTCAGGGTCAGCACCACATGTAAAAATACCCCTCTGAAGAAGCTGTCTGCTAAAGAGTCTGACTTCAGGAGGTTGGTGACGGACTGTTTGGGGTATTTATCAGCTCTTGAACCTCCTGAGATCTACGACTTCTCCCCCTCACCCTGTGGGGGCCTGCTTCTCCTGCTCAGCACCGGCTGGGTGTGTCTCCTGCAGAAAGACGGCATCCTGCGGCAGGTATACAAACTGGCAGACAACTGCTTGGTGAAATACGGCACACACACTAGCCTCGGCGTATACCAGGACACCCTGGCACTTGTGATAGGGCAAAATCTTCATCTGATAGACTTGAACTGTGGCAGAGAGCTGGAAAAGATCATACTGAAGAGGGAGGGGTTATTATATGTAAACAAGGCTGACATATGGATACCTCACCTGCTCTCAGAAACTGGAATTTTTGTGGTGATGCACCCAGAGACAGACACCAGAGATTGTAACTCTAAGATGAAGCCATCTCCTTTCAGCACAGTAGAGAATATCCATCCTGAAGCCCTCCTGGTGGAGGCAGTCTTTGAGGAGGCCTGTAAATACTACCAGCAGAGGAGCCTGAGCAGCACCCAGCTTACTGTGGATGCCCTCAAGAAAGGAGGTAGGTTCCAGGCTCCCATTTCTTTAGCCTCCATTCTCAGGAGCTACCTAAGCACGGGGTTAAAGCAGAGGAGCGTAGAGCTGTCCCAGAACGGAGGAGGTGGATGTATTGCAGGGCAAGACAAACTAATGGGCTCTCTGGAGGCTGAGCTAAAGGCTCTAGTCTCTCTGGAGGAGGTGAAGGGGAGCTTAGTGAGAGGAAATGTTAAAGAGGTGGAGGCGGTGTGTGACAGTCTAGTTGAGAAAGAAGTAGCCAGGCTGCTGGCATCCTTGGAGCTGGATAAAGAGTCTCTGCTCTACCTCAACTCCATCTTCAATATCTTCCCTTGCCAGGCGTGGAGGGCGGCGCAGGCTGCCCTACAGCTGCACTACAATGGGGAGGCCTCTCTGTCCAGTAGGGCTCCCCCAGACGTGTGGAAAACTGTCCTCACTCCCACTCCAACCTCCAGCTCCCCAACCTCCCCCCTGCTCGCAAATGGTGGGCTAAAGCACAAGCACAACTTCAAAGGTGGTCACCTCACTAATTGTAAATCCAACTCTACAAGCTCCACTTCCCCATTTGCCCTGCCTGTGTTTGAGCTCCTCTGCTGCTCAGTTTTCCACTTCCAGCCCACCTGGCTGCCGAGGTTCCTGGACCTcgcccagcagcagcagggctcTGCCAGCCTGGGCCTGAGCCTGGCCTCCTCCTCTTGGGGCTTCTCAGGTGGTAGAGGAGGGGAGAGCGGGGAGAATAATGTGCCCCTCTACAAGAGAGCGCTGAGCGTTCTTTCCAGCCTGAGCCCAGACAGAGAGCAGCATCAGGACTTGGAggtggagctgctgctggtCAGCGGGCGGCCCAACGCCATCCTCCAGGCTCTGAGGGTCCTCATCTGCAAGCAGCAGTGGGAGCGGGTCACACAGGTAGCTCAGAAGTTCTGCAAACAGAGTCCGCTGCTCAATAAGGAGATCTTTACGACCCTACTCTGTGAGGTGGCCCAGCACAGAGACCTGGACCCCTACCTGGACCTTCTGTGGACACTGTGCCCGGAGGACCTCACTGTCACCACAATTCTTAACTTGGTGCTGAAAAACCTCCCCTGCCCTAACACCCCTTCTCCCTCATCATTCTCCATGTCCAACGCAACCTCCACATCCCCCGCTACCTTTGCAGACTTGCAGAGCAGTCAGTTGACCATTGGGCTGCTTAAACCTCTGCTGAGAAAAGTCCTTCAGAGGGAGACCAAGCCCAGTCAGCGCTACGCTGATATCCTCCAGTCCCCATCATATCCCCCTCCAGCACCTCCTCGTCAGCCTGTGGAGAGACAGAATATCGTCACAGACCCCATCACAGACTCACCTGTGGACAACAACCTCACCACAACTCCTCTTACACAAAAACCTGAGCAGCCcctgtccacacacacagcagtccaAAGGGCTAGGATGGCTCTACCTACAAACCCAGTCTGA